GGCCTGGCCAGCAGCTTCTGGCCGATCCGCGAGTCTCAGAACAAGATGGCGGGCTGGGCCTACACCATTCGCGGCCAGATGACGCCGTATCCCGGCACCGGCGATCCCGAAAAGATGAAGGCCGTGGCTGGCCTGCAAGACGGCCAGATCAGCGTCTGGAGCGGCGGTGGAGCGTCTGGCGTGTGCTTCTTCGGGGAGCTGATCGCGCGTGGGATGCAGCACCGCGGCTGCGTCGGCTCGCTGATCGACGGCGGCATCCGCGACATCGAGTGGATCGCCGGGATGAACTTCCCGGTCTTCACGCAGTACCGCAGTCCTGTGCAATCGATCGGGCGCTGGCAGGTCAACGCTTGGCAGGTGCCGGTGTACCTGCCGGGGGCCACCGCCGAGCGCGTGACCGTGCGCCCGGATGACTTCATTCTGGCCGACTTCGACGGCGCCATCGTCATCCCACAGGAACTGGCCGAGACGGTGCTGGAACGGGCCGAGGAACTGACCCGCAAAGAAGTCGCCATCCGTGAGGATCTGGACCGGGGCCTGAGCCTTCCCGAGGTGCTGGAAAAGTACGGGCACGTCTGATGGACCTTGGACTTCAGGGAAAGACGGCGCTGGTCACGGCGGCCAGCGCGGGCCTTGGCTACGCGACGGCGGCCGCACTCTCTGCAGAAGGCGCAAGGGTGGCGATCTGTTCGCGCGATCTGAAGCGCGCCAGGGACGCAGCGGGGCGGATTCAAGGTGAGACTGGCAACGAGGTGCTGGCTTTCGAGGCCGATGTCGCCAGCGAGAGCGATCTGACCCGGCTGTTCAGTGAGGTGCA
The genomic region above belongs to Deinococcus humi and contains:
- a CDS encoding RraA family protein, which produces MTATHEPLSKERRAELRERYLKVDTANVADVMDELGHFDYGLASSFWPIRESQNKMAGWAYTIRGQMTPYPGTGDPEKMKAVAGLQDGQISVWSGGGASGVCFFGELIARGMQHRGCVGSLIDGGIRDIEWIAGMNFPVFTQYRSPVQSIGRWQVNAWQVPVYLPGATAERVTVRPDDFILADFDGAIVIPQELAETVLERAEELTRKEVAIREDLDRGLSLPEVLEKYGHV